In Candidatus Omnitrophota bacterium, the genomic window AAGGATAGATAAAAAAGTCCATGTCGGATGCGACACGCTATTTATGGGCGCGATAGACGCCGGCGGCGCCTTCCAGGAAAGATGTTCCGCGTGCGGGGACTGTATACTGGATCTCACCGGTATAATCTGCCCTGTGACACGCTGCTCCAAGTCGCTCATGAACGGCCCGTGCGGCGGCCAGGATAAGGGTAAGTGCGAGGTCGACAAGGACCGCGACTGTGCGTGGGTTCTTATATATAACCAGCTCAAGAAGCATGGCAAACTGCATCTCCTGAAAGAGATAAGGCCTCCCAAGGACTATTCAAAGTCAACCAAACCCCGCGAGTTAAAACTGTAGTACCTTCCGCTTCGTCCATCTCATCGTCCAATAAATTTTTCGGGTCCCCGCCTGCCAGCGAGAGACTGCTTCAGGCGGGCAGGCTGCCGCGGCTTGGACTTTTTCTTCAAAAGGGCTCGTATGGGTTTATCCCGCCATCTGTTTAGCTCGGGGCGGGAT contains:
- a CDS encoding methylenetetrahydrofolate reductase C-terminal domain-containing protein, with the translated sequence MIITKQKEIKEILRFLENEDKIFIVGCGECSTTCKTGGEEEIKRVKEALEKEGKTVTGYCVPEAPCIASKVKLELARNRKIIESSDAILVLACGLGIQSVAENLRIDKKVHVGCDTLFMGAIDAGGAFQERCSACGDCILDLTGIICPVTRCSKSLMNGPCGGQDKGKCEVDKDRDCAWVLIYNQLKKHGKLHLLKEIRPPKDYSKSTKPRELKL